Proteins found in one Planctomycetes bacterium MalM25 genomic segment:
- a CDS encoding UvrB/uvrC motif protein → MDVTLDITHVLRDWEFHPEEVTVRLVEGEDGREKVQLRLDLGLMQFERDGRPDGRRIEDFDSWLDLHRARQAEHDTAHPDGAPYQLAPEDCAELLREGVQYYHRYISFWALKKYELCARDTERNLQLINFVRDHARLERDKLQFDQWRPYVIMMHARAVATPLLDAGDEEAGLAAIDRAVERIEAFLSDYNRSEQADQVNELTFLRRWRREVAGRGQRGLPSPDEADDPIEKLRQRLNEAIEAEHYEEAANLRDELERLENPPPPTA, encoded by the coding sequence ATGGACGTGACCCTCGACATCACCCACGTGCTGCGCGACTGGGAGTTCCATCCCGAAGAGGTCACCGTCCGCCTAGTCGAAGGCGAGGACGGGCGCGAGAAGGTCCAGCTGCGACTCGACCTGGGCCTCATGCAGTTCGAGCGGGACGGCCGCCCCGACGGCCGCCGCATCGAGGACTTCGACTCGTGGCTCGACCTGCACCGCGCCCGCCAGGCCGAGCACGACACGGCCCACCCCGACGGCGCCCCCTACCAGCTCGCGCCCGAAGACTGCGCCGAGCTGCTCCGCGAGGGCGTGCAGTACTACCACCGGTACATCAGCTTTTGGGCGCTCAAGAAGTACGAGCTGTGCGCCCGCGACACCGAGCGGAACCTCCAGCTCATCAACTTCGTGCGCGACCACGCGCGGCTCGAACGGGACAAGCTGCAGTTCGATCAGTGGCGGCCGTACGTCATCATGATGCACGCCCGAGCCGTGGCGACGCCGCTGCTCGACGCGGGCGACGAGGAGGCGGGGCTCGCGGCGATCGACCGGGCGGTCGAGCGGATCGAGGCGTTCCTCTCCGACTACAACCGCTCCGAACAAGCCGACCAGGTCAACGAGTTGACCTTCCTGCGACGTTGGCGCCGCGAAGTCGCCGGCCGCGGCCAGCGGGGCCTCCCCTCGCCCGACGAGGCCGACGACCCGATCGAGAAGCTCCGGCAACGGCTAAACGAAGCGATCGAAGCCGAGCACTACGAGGAGGCCGCCAACCTGCGCGACGAGCTAGAGCGGCTCGAGAACCCACCGCCCCCCACCGCCTGA
- the atpG gene encoding ATP synthase gamma chain, producing the protein MANPRQLDKRRKSVKNIRKITRTMELIATARFKKAMDRASAATAYTDRVTQLVADLMQTGLEVSHPLLDKREKTASAKLLVLTANRGLCGGFNGNLIRTGLKQWDSLESEIENCSLEVSGKRGISGMRYRGLEMQEEFTHFEDKPRFDEVDAIASRYLEEYTAGKIDRLDVVYTRFVNAAKQEVVTETLLPLGSISADEEMASAGEGGSPYEFLPSPESILEEVVPTSFKVKLFKCFLDSAVSEQIARRVAMKAATENADDLIKSLSMQYNRARQGRITNELMDLIGGVEAIS; encoded by the coding sequence ATGGCCAACCCCCGCCAACTCGACAAACGCCGCAAGTCGGTCAAGAACATCCGCAAGATCACGCGGACGATGGAATTGATCGCCACCGCGCGGTTCAAGAAGGCGATGGACCGCGCCTCGGCGGCGACGGCTTACACGGACCGCGTCACGCAGCTGGTCGCCGACCTGATGCAGACCGGCCTGGAGGTCAGCCACCCGCTGCTCGACAAGCGGGAGAAGACCGCCAGCGCGAAGCTGCTGGTGCTGACCGCCAACCGCGGCCTCTGCGGCGGCTTCAATGGCAACCTGATCCGCACCGGCCTCAAGCAGTGGGACTCGCTGGAGTCGGAGATCGAGAACTGCTCGCTCGAGGTGAGCGGCAAGCGGGGCATCTCCGGCATGCGTTACCGCGGCCTTGAGATGCAGGAGGAGTTCACGCACTTCGAGGACAAGCCCCGGTTCGACGAGGTCGACGCGATCGCTTCGCGTTATCTCGAAGAGTACACCGCCGGTAAGATCGACCGCCTCGACGTGGTCTACACCCGCTTCGTCAACGCCGCGAAGCAGGAGGTCGTCACCGAGACCCTGCTGCCGCTCGGTTCGATCTCCGCCGACGAGGAGATGGCCTCCGCCGGCGAAGGGGGCTCGCCCTACGAGTTCCTCCCCTCGCCCGAGAGCATCCTCGAAGAGGTTGTGCCGACCAGCTTCAAGGTGAAGCTCTTCAAATGCTTCCTCGACTCGGCGGTGAGCGAGCAGATCGCCCGCCGTGTGGCGATGAAGGCGGCCACCGAGAACGCCGACGACCTGATCAAGTCGCTCAGCATGCAATACAACCGCGCCCGTCAGGGCCGGATCACCAACGAGCTGATGGACCTCATCGGCGGCGTTGAGGCGATTAGCTAA
- the atpF gene encoding ATP synthase subunit b: protein MLREWLLIPALAAGLCLTLAPSVHADDEAKPAVEETTAEDDASADESAEEESDADKADEDSEAHGESDSEAVHEEGEHGEESHDSSHGASAHGDEAHGEGHAAASPDPLATDPDLAWWTAGVFFLMLAILSQIAWKPIMEGLAAREEGITSNLAAADAKHEEAKALLEKHQQELAGAADQVRELLEEARRDADTTMAQAKADAKHEFELERERAMRDIDQAKDAAVRQLAERTAGMAIDLAGNVVKSDISSERQSEIVREALGRFVSSDPSNN, encoded by the coding sequence ATGTTGCGTGAATGGTTGCTGATCCCGGCGCTCGCCGCCGGCCTGTGCTTGACGCTCGCTCCGTCGGTCCACGCCGACGACGAGGCCAAGCCGGCCGTCGAAGAGACGACCGCGGAAGACGATGCCTCCGCCGACGAGTCGGCTGAAGAAGAGTCCGACGCCGACAAGGCGGACGAGGATTCGGAGGCTCACGGCGAATCGGATTCCGAGGCGGTCCACGAGGAAGGCGAGCACGGGGAGGAGTCGCACGACTCGTCCCACGGCGCCTCGGCTCATGGTGATGAAGCTCACGGCGAGGGGCACGCGGCGGCGTCGCCCGACCCGTTGGCGACCGATCCGGACCTCGCGTGGTGGACCGCGGGCGTCTTCTTCCTGATGCTCGCCATCCTCAGCCAGATCGCGTGGAAGCCGATCATGGAGGGCCTCGCGGCTCGCGAGGAAGGGATCACGAGCAACCTCGCCGCGGCGGACGCCAAGCACGAGGAGGCCAAGGCCCTGTTGGAGAAGCACCAGCAAGAGCTGGCGGGCGCCGCCGACCAGGTGCGTGAGCTGCTCGAAGAGGCCCGCCGCGACGCCGACACGACCATGGCTCAGGCCAAGGCGGACGCCAAGCACGAGTTCGAGCTGGAGCGTGAGCGGGCGATGCGCGACATCGACCAGGCCAAGGACGCGGCCGTGCGTCAGCTCGCCGAGCGGACCGCCGGCATGGCGATCGACTTGGCCGGCAATGTTGTGAAGAGCGATATCTCGTCCGAAAGACAGAGCGAGATCGTCCGCGAGGCGCTCGGCCGTTTCGTCTCGAGCGACCCCAGCAACAACTGA
- a CDS encoding hypothetical protein (Rho termination factor, N-terminal domain), with translation MTPAKLRSYTAKDLAQMARKRGVSGWHSMRKDDLISALAGLGVQGKEAPSEPKAARRETPPARKPRPTATQRRLAAMQQQRQRMQDLSTPTPTAERDQLVLLVRDPFWLQANWEITPTSVSRAKTALGQHWHGATPVLRLGRLGDDGAVASTRQFKIHGGVGHWYLDVSDPPSKYRVEIGYVDLTGVFYSLVRSNEVQTPEPGVAEPQDHAWSDVARNADRVYALSGGYSNGGPSDELRQALEERLRRPLGRPTETRFINGAGLPGPASLNVEIDAELVVRGATAPHAHLTIQGEPIAVREDGAFAVKLPFPDRRQVIPVIASSADGLHQKTIILGVERNTKALEPRRRDTAAS, from the coding sequence ATGACGCCAGCTAAGCTCCGCTCTTACACCGCGAAAGACCTCGCCCAGATGGCTCGCAAGCGGGGGGTCTCTGGCTGGCATTCGATGCGCAAAGACGATCTCATCTCCGCCCTGGCTGGCCTCGGCGTCCAGGGGAAAGAGGCCCCGAGCGAGCCGAAGGCCGCCCGCCGCGAAACGCCACCGGCCCGCAAACCGCGTCCCACCGCCACCCAGCGGCGGCTGGCCGCCATGCAGCAGCAGCGGCAACGGATGCAAGATCTCAGCACCCCGACCCCCACGGCGGAGCGCGATCAGCTCGTGCTGCTGGTTCGCGACCCCTTCTGGCTGCAGGCCAATTGGGAGATCACGCCGACGAGCGTTAGCCGGGCGAAGACCGCCCTCGGCCAGCACTGGCACGGCGCCACGCCGGTGCTGCGGCTCGGCCGCCTGGGAGACGACGGCGCGGTCGCCTCCACGCGGCAATTCAAGATCCACGGCGGCGTCGGGCACTGGTACCTCGATGTCTCCGATCCGCCCAGCAAGTACCGCGTCGAGATCGGCTACGTTGATCTGACGGGCGTCTTCTACAGCCTGGTCCGCAGCAACGAGGTTCAAACCCCCGAGCCGGGCGTCGCTGAGCCGCAAGACCACGCCTGGTCGGACGTCGCCCGCAACGCCGACCGCGTGTACGCCCTGTCGGGCGGGTACTCCAACGGCGGCCCGAGCGACGAGCTGCGTCAGGCCTTAGAAGAGCGTCTCCGCCGGCCGCTCGGCCGCCCGACCGAGACCCGCTTCATCAACGGCGCCGGCCTGCCGGGACCGGCGTCGCTGAACGTCGAGATCGACGCCGAGCTGGTCGTCCGCGGCGCGACCGCCCCGCACGCCCACCTGACCATCCAGGGCGAGCCGATCGCCGTCCGGGAGGATGGCGCCTTTGCCGTGAAGCTCCCCTTCCCGGACCGCCGGCAGGTGATCCCGGTCATCGCCAGCAGCGCCGACGGCCTGCACCAGAAGACGATCATCCTGGGCGTCGAGCGCAACACGAAGGCGCTCGAACCCCGCCGTCGCGACACGGCCGCCAGCTAG
- the atpH gene encoding ATP synthase subunit delta, giving the protein MADLSDTPPQEPVLDVTAEQIARTYAEGFLGAAGDDPTAAVEDLEAVRAEVLGAFPQFAAALRSAFLDHDARVAMIDRVVGGRVAPSVLNLLKVLSAHGRMELVGEVVRQARKLFDQKCGREDVLVRLAHSADPALLSEIEQTVRAKTGIEPIIRVEIDPELVGGLEIRVGDTVFDGSVRTAFKKAHKQIVDQTVEAIESRPERFTLAE; this is encoded by the coding sequence ATGGCTGATCTCAGCGACACCCCGCCGCAAGAGCCCGTCCTGGACGTGACGGCCGAGCAGATCGCTCGGACGTACGCCGAGGGCTTCCTCGGCGCCGCCGGCGACGATCCGACCGCGGCGGTCGAGGACCTGGAAGCGGTTCGGGCGGAGGTCCTTGGGGCGTTCCCCCAGTTCGCCGCCGCCCTGCGTTCCGCCTTCCTCGATCACGACGCCCGCGTGGCGATGATCGACCGGGTGGTGGGGGGCCGCGTGGCGCCTTCGGTGCTGAACCTCCTGAAGGTGCTATCGGCCCACGGCCGCATGGAGCTGGTCGGCGAGGTCGTCCGCCAGGCCCGCAAGCTGTTCGACCAGAAGTGCGGCCGCGAGGACGTGCTGGTCCGTCTCGCCCACAGCGCCGACCCGGCCCTGTTGAGCGAGATCGAGCAGACCGTGCGGGCGAAGACAGGCATCGAGCCGATCATCCGCGTGGAGATCGACCCGGAGCTGGTCGGCGGCCTGGAGATCCGGGTCGGCGACACTGTCTTCGATGGCTCGGTCCGCACCGCGTTCAAGAAGGCTCACAAGCAGATCGTCGATCAGACGGTCGAAGCAATCGAATCCCGACCCGAGCGTTTCACGCTCGCCGAGTGA
- the atpE gene encoding ATP synthase subunit c, with protein MANFFRVAGLCLAVLLLASPAMAQDGGAEAGAEAAASAGISFDTFGKGIGAGLVILGAGLGIGRIGGQAVEGMSRQPEAAGGIQTGMIIAAALIEGATFFALILIGFLM; from the coding sequence GTGGCGAACTTCTTCCGCGTCGCCGGCCTGTGCCTGGCTGTTCTGTTGCTCGCCTCCCCGGCGATGGCCCAAGATGGCGGCGCCGAGGCTGGCGCCGAGGCGGCCGCTTCGGCCGGCATTTCCTTCGACACGTTCGGCAAGGGCATCGGCGCCGGCCTGGTGATCCTGGGCGCCGGCCTTGGCATCGGCCGCATCGGTGGTCAGGCCGTTGAGGGCATGAGCCGTCAACCGGAGGCCGCCGGCGGCATCCAGACCGGCATGATCATCGCGGCCGCTCTTATCGAGGGCGCCACGTTCTTCGCGCTGATCCTGATCGGCTTCTTGATGTAA
- a CDS encoding outer membrane biogenesis protein BamB, producing MNAAEPVIEAMTTTFKPLRIWPAILLLAGMALARVTPMLVEDMPFAVVMFVAMGPLALGLLVQLWWLIASRASWRERLVGFFGVVVAAAVAIGLSHKSMLVPGSMLVTIPLGAAGFGLGAALCGRWLSFDRTWVALLLAVAGFGFGAMIRSEGVWGDMLVDWSWRWDATAEEVRLAKLAEQPTAVADEASRNDAQLDAWLASPEWPQFRGPRGDGAQNGPGVDTGAIGDSLEPLWKRPVGLGWSSFSVAGGLLFTQEQRGPMEAVVCYDAETGAELWKHEVESFFEDSIGGHGPRATPTLAGGALYALGASGHLMRLDPKTGDEVWAVDLREVAKRKPPEWGFSASPLVYESKVIVHAGGADVLGTLAFDTENGELAWSAPAGDHAYSSAQLGMIVGEEVVMILTNRGADLLSPTTGDVRLAYDWTHQGYRALQPRLVGDALLMPTGLGTGTRLVRLQPDEPGFAAEEAWTSLRLKSDYNDLVIHNGHAYGFDNAIFTCLDLENGERAWRRGGRYGKGQVLLLTDEDQLLVLGEDGEVILLEADPKQLIELARFQALEGRTWNHPVLVGDRLYVRNAQEAACYRLPMKPARGVASN from the coding sequence ATGAACGCAGCGGAACCCGTGATCGAAGCGATGACCACGACTTTCAAGCCGCTGCGCATCTGGCCGGCGATTTTGTTGCTAGCGGGCATGGCGCTGGCGCGGGTCACGCCGATGCTGGTGGAGGACATGCCGTTCGCCGTGGTGATGTTCGTGGCGATGGGGCCGCTCGCCTTGGGCCTGCTCGTCCAGCTCTGGTGGCTGATCGCGAGCCGCGCGAGCTGGCGAGAGCGGCTGGTCGGGTTCTTTGGCGTGGTCGTTGCAGCGGCTGTGGCGATCGGGTTGTCACACAAATCGATGCTCGTTCCCGGGTCGATGCTAGTGACAATCCCGCTCGGCGCCGCCGGCTTCGGGCTCGGCGCCGCGCTGTGCGGGCGCTGGCTCTCGTTCGACCGGACCTGGGTCGCCCTGTTGCTGGCGGTCGCGGGCTTCGGCTTCGGCGCGATGATCCGCAGCGAGGGCGTCTGGGGCGACATGCTGGTCGACTGGAGCTGGCGTTGGGACGCCACTGCCGAAGAGGTGCGCCTCGCGAAGCTCGCCGAGCAACCCACCGCGGTTGCCGATGAGGCGAGCCGCAACGACGCGCAGCTCGACGCCTGGCTCGCCTCGCCGGAGTGGCCCCAGTTCCGCGGCCCGCGCGGAGACGGCGCTCAGAACGGGCCGGGCGTCGACACTGGGGCGATCGGCGACTCGCTCGAACCGCTTTGGAAACGCCCGGTCGGGCTCGGATGGTCTTCCTTCTCGGTCGCCGGCGGCCTGCTCTTCACGCAGGAGCAACGCGGCCCGATGGAGGCCGTCGTCTGCTACGACGCCGAAACGGGCGCCGAGCTTTGGAAGCACGAGGTCGAGTCGTTCTTCGAGGACTCGATCGGCGGCCACGGCCCCCGCGCCACGCCGACGCTCGCTGGCGGCGCCCTCTACGCGCTGGGTGCGAGCGGCCACCTGATGCGACTTGATCCGAAGACCGGTGACGAGGTGTGGGCCGTTGACCTGCGCGAGGTCGCCAAGCGGAAGCCCCCGGAGTGGGGCTTCAGCGCCTCGCCGCTCGTTTATGAATCGAAGGTGATCGTCCACGCGGGCGGTGCAGATGTACTCGGCACGCTCGCCTTCGATACCGAGAATGGCGAACTCGCCTGGTCAGCGCCGGCGGGGGACCACGCCTACAGCTCGGCTCAGCTCGGAATGATCGTGGGCGAAGAGGTTGTGATGATCCTCACCAACCGGGGCGCCGATCTGCTCTCCCCGACCACGGGCGATGTCCGCCTCGCCTACGATTGGACGCACCAGGGGTACCGTGCGTTGCAGCCGCGGCTGGTCGGAGATGCTCTGCTGATGCCAACCGGGCTGGGAACCGGGACGCGGTTGGTGCGTCTTCAGCCGGACGAACCGGGTTTCGCTGCCGAGGAAGCGTGGACCTCGTTGCGGCTGAAGTCGGACTACAACGACCTAGTGATCCACAACGGCCACGCGTACGGCTTCGACAACGCGATCTTCACCTGCCTTGACCTGGAGAACGGCGAGCGCGCGTGGCGGCGCGGTGGGCGGTACGGCAAGGGGCAGGTCCTTCTCCTCACCGACGAGGATCAGCTGCTCGTGCTCGGCGAAGACGGCGAAGTGATCCTCCTGGAGGCTGACCCGAAGCAACTGATCGAACTAGCCCGATTCCAGGCCCTCGAGGGCCGCACCTGGAACCACCCGGTGCTGGTCGGCGACCGCCTCTACGTCCGCAACGCCCAGGAGGCCGCGTGCTATCGACTGCCGATGAAACCGGCAAGGGGCGTGGCGTCGAATTAG
- a CDS encoding tricarballylate dehydrogenase, with product MSRRILLGWLAALTLLRVAVADEPTRYDVVIAGGSTAALAAAFSAADEGARVALLEPTDWIGGQLTASGVPAVDEAWHKIHAPAGGEAADAHGGSGPLLLNVSVAARDPRNMTPFLRDALASIGNPGGGWVSRYCFEPRTLLDGWLLPRERELADRLTIFRETVVKRVEADGRRTTAIVAIQRTPRAGVDGYERLPSEELSDWYSPEDSARFKKRTLRFEGAVFIDATEWGELLALADAPYLQGAEPSEDALAGDDRLGQATVYGFVQRMHDRPVDDHPAIEPTPGLGYGAYHDRDDAWRKIWTYRRLKGEGPEASPGELSLQNWGYSGKLKEGGNDYPFGYLFLPREATAAQRADWRGGVRLDTLAGAERRALAWHDWFRHAAPDGIDPDQITLAGDVFGTRHGLAKLPYIRDTRRSIGVGGFTLKFDDLIGHIEEGELDRLTGTPFPDRVALGAYPADIHPLIGYTYPPHVLENHPTLPFYIPLRALTSDGYDNLLVAGKTMAQTFLANSATRLQPIEWSSGAACGVVAADLAESGATTAEACEDYERLRTRIAPHTPIDWVIPEAALPAAE from the coding sequence ATGAGCCGCCGCATTCTCCTCGGCTGGCTCGCCGCGCTCACGCTGCTCCGTGTCGCTGTCGCCGACGAGCCGACACGCTACGACGTCGTCATCGCGGGCGGATCGACCGCCGCGCTCGCCGCCGCGTTCTCCGCGGCCGACGAGGGCGCCCGCGTCGCGTTGCTCGAACCGACCGACTGGATCGGCGGGCAGCTGACCGCGTCGGGCGTGCCCGCCGTCGATGAGGCTTGGCACAAGATCCACGCGCCGGCAGGGGGCGAAGCGGCCGACGCGCACGGCGGCTCGGGCCCGTTGTTGCTCAACGTGTCGGTCGCGGCGCGCGACCCGCGCAACATGACCCCCTTTCTACGCGACGCCCTCGCGTCGATCGGCAACCCGGGCGGAGGCTGGGTCAGCCGCTACTGCTTCGAGCCCCGCACGCTGCTGGACGGTTGGCTGCTGCCACGCGAGCGCGAGCTGGCCGACCGGCTGACCATCTTCCGCGAGACGGTCGTCAAACGGGTCGAGGCCGACGGACGCCGGACCACCGCGATCGTCGCCATCCAGCGCACGCCCCGGGCCGGCGTGGACGGCTACGAGCGGCTCCCTTCAGAGGAACTCTCCGATTGGTACTCGCCAGAAGATTCTGCGCGCTTCAAGAAGCGAACGCTCCGCTTCGAGGGCGCGGTCTTCATCGACGCGACCGAGTGGGGCGAGCTGCTCGCCCTGGCGGACGCGCCGTACTTGCAGGGCGCCGAGCCGAGCGAGGACGCGCTCGCCGGCGACGACCGCCTCGGCCAGGCGACCGTGTACGGCTTCGTCCAGCGGATGCACGACCGGCCCGTCGACGATCACCCCGCGATCGAGCCCACGCCGGGGCTCGGCTACGGCGCCTACCACGACCGCGACGACGCCTGGCGGAAGATCTGGACCTACCGCCGCCTGAAAGGAGAGGGCCCCGAGGCTTCGCCCGGCGAGCTCTCGCTCCAGAACTGGGGCTACTCCGGCAAGTTGAAGGAAGGTGGCAACGACTACCCGTTCGGCTACCTTTTCCTCCCCCGCGAAGCGACCGCCGCCCAGCGCGCCGACTGGCGGGGCGGCGTCCGCCTCGACACGCTCGCCGGCGCCGAACGTCGCGCGCTCGCCTGGCACGACTGGTTCCGCCACGCCGCGCCCGACGGCATCGACCCCGACCAGATCACCCTCGCGGGCGACGTCTTCGGCACACGGCACGGCCTCGCCAAGCTCCCTTACATCCGCGATACCCGGCGGTCGATCGGCGTGGGGGGCTTCACGCTGAAGTTCGACGACCTGATCGGCCACATCGAAGAGGGCGAGCTCGACCGCCTGACCGGCACGCCCTTCCCGGACCGCGTCGCCCTCGGCGCGTACCCCGCCGACATCCACCCGCTGATCGGCTACACCTACCCGCCGCACGTGCTGGAGAACCACCCGACGCTGCCGTTCTATATCCCATTGCGGGCGCTGACCAGCGACGGCTACGACAACCTGCTGGTCGCGGGCAAGACGATGGCCCAGACCTTCCTCGCCAACTCAGCGACCCGCCTGCAGCCGATCGAGTGGTCGAGCGGCGCGGCGTGCGGTGTGGTCGCCGCGGACCTAGCGGAGTCCGGCGCCACGACCGCCGAAGCGTGCGAGGACTACGAGCGCCTCCGCACAAGGATCGCCCCGCACACGCCGATCGATTGGGTGATCCCCGAAGCGGCGTTGCCGGCGGCTGAGTGA
- the atpB gene encoding ATP synthase subunit a, with the protein MAAGKNPLAPEVLFEHVQDAPYFHVPRAFAPEGADGHIYLPQPLATPVEGSDHGHGPAYEPKVELKTGVPVLDKSLLPMDFVFTKFMAIEVLVLVISVLLFGWLAMKIKAGAAAKGWFANLLETFLVFIRDEVARPTIGKKEADDYLPFLWTLFFFVLGCNLFGMLPWFGSPTGSLAVTAVLALVTFITVCGVGISKYGLAGFLGAQVPHMDLPKPVALFLVPMIFVIELFGLLVKHLVLAVRLLANMMAGHIVLAVILGFISYTAASVVWWGVAPVSVLGATALSLLELFVAFLQAYIFVFLTSLFIGSVVHPH; encoded by the coding sequence ATGGCCGCAGGCAAGAACCCGCTGGCGCCCGAGGTGCTCTTCGAGCACGTGCAGGATGCGCCCTACTTCCACGTGCCCCGCGCCTTCGCCCCTGAAGGAGCTGATGGCCACATTTACTTGCCGCAGCCGCTGGCGACCCCGGTTGAGGGGAGCGACCACGGCCACGGCCCCGCTTACGAGCCCAAAGTCGAGCTGAAGACCGGCGTGCCGGTGCTGGACAAGTCGCTCCTGCCGATGGACTTTGTCTTCACGAAGTTCATGGCGATCGAGGTGCTGGTCCTTGTCATCAGCGTGCTGCTGTTCGGGTGGCTGGCGATGAAGATCAAGGCGGGCGCCGCCGCGAAGGGGTGGTTCGCCAACCTGCTGGAGACCTTCCTGGTCTTCATCCGCGACGAGGTCGCCCGGCCGACGATCGGCAAGAAAGAGGCCGACGACTACCTGCCGTTCCTCTGGACGTTGTTCTTCTTCGTGCTCGGTTGCAACCTGTTTGGCATGCTCCCCTGGTTTGGCTCGCCGACCGGCTCGCTGGCGGTAACCGCCGTCCTCGCGCTGGTGACCTTTATCACGGTCTGCGGTGTGGGCATCAGCAAGTATGGCCTCGCCGGTTTCCTGGGCGCTCAGGTGCCGCACATGGACTTGCCGAAACCGGTGGCATTATTCCTGGTGCCGATGATCTTCGTGATCGAGTTGTTCGGCCTACTCGTGAAGCACTTGGTGCTTGCCGTTCGTTTGCTCGCGAACATGATGGCCGGCCACATCGTGCTGGCGGTCATCCTTGGATTCATTAGTTACACGGCCGCTTCGGTCGTTTGGTGGGGTGTGGCGCCCGTGAGCGTTCTCGGCGCAACCGCCCTCAGCCTGCTCGAACTGTTTGTCGCCTTCCTACAGGCGTACATCTTTGTTTTCTTGACCTCGCTGTTCATCGGATCGGTGGTGCATCCGCACTGA
- the atpA gene encoding ATP synthase subunit alpha: MKFNSDEIASVIQQEIANYDAQIDVREVGRVLEVGDGIARVYGLGGVMAGEMVEFASGVFGLAFNLEENSVGVIILGDYLKIAEGEEVKSTGQLLSVPVGDELLGRVVDPLGQPLDGKGPINTTNRRPVEVIATGVSERQPVAEPMQTGIKAIDAMTPIGRGQRQLVIGDRKTGKTAICVDAIINQKDSGVKCFYVAVGQKESTVAGVVEKLRESGAMDYTTVIVAGASDPAPLQYIAPYSGTAMAEEYMFNGGHALVVYDDLSKQAVAYRELSLLMRRPPGREAFPGDVFYCHSRLLERSAKLSDELGGGSITSLPIIETLEGEVSAYIPTNVISITDGQIYLQPDLFFAGVKPAMNAGISVSRVGGAAQIKAMKKVSGGLRLDLAAFRELEAFAQLGTELDPDTQAKLDRGYRMVELLKQGQYKPHATEDEVMLILAGTQGHLDDVDVTDIAAFEDQFVTFLKDQKPEIRDEIRNTGAIGDELAETIKGAIGEFKSQFVAPSKEAATA, translated from the coding sequence ATGAAGTTCAATAGCGACGAGATCGCGTCGGTCATCCAGCAAGAGATCGCCAACTACGACGCGCAGATCGACGTCCGCGAAGTCGGCCGCGTCCTGGAAGTCGGCGACGGCATCGCCCGCGTCTACGGCCTGGGCGGCGTCATGGCGGGCGAGATGGTCGAGTTCGCCAGCGGCGTGTTCGGCCTGGCGTTTAACCTCGAAGAGAACTCGGTCGGCGTCATCATCCTTGGCGACTACCTGAAGATCGCCGAGGGCGAAGAGGTCAAGTCGACCGGTCAGCTGCTGAGCGTGCCCGTCGGCGACGAGTTGCTCGGCCGCGTGGTCGACCCGCTCGGTCAACCGCTGGACGGCAAGGGCCCGATCAACACGACCAACCGCCGCCCGGTCGAGGTGATCGCCACGGGCGTGTCGGAGCGTCAACCGGTCGCCGAGCCGATGCAGACCGGCATCAAGGCGATCGACGCGATGACGCCGATCGGCCGCGGCCAGCGTCAGCTGGTGATCGGCGACCGCAAGACGGGCAAGACCGCCATCTGCGTCGACGCGATCATCAACCAGAAGGACTCGGGCGTTAAGTGCTTCTACGTCGCGGTCGGCCAGAAGGAATCGACGGTCGCCGGCGTGGTTGAGAAGCTCCGCGAGTCGGGCGCCATGGACTACACGACGGTCATCGTGGCCGGCGCCAGCGACCCGGCCCCGCTGCAGTACATCGCCCCGTACTCCGGCACGGCGATGGCCGAGGAGTACATGTTCAACGGCGGCCACGCGCTGGTGGTCTACGACGACCTCTCGAAGCAGGCGGTCGCCTACCGCGAGCTGTCGCTGCTGATGCGTCGCCCGCCGGGCCGCGAGGCGTTCCCGGGCGACGTCTTCTACTGCCACAGCCGCCTGCTGGAGCGTTCGGCCAAGCTCTCCGACGAGCTGGGCGGTGGTTCGATCACCTCGCTGCCGATCATCGAGACGCTCGAGGGTGAGGTCTCGGCTTACATCCCGACGAACGTCATCTCGATCACCGACGGCCAGATCTACCTGCAACCGGACCTCTTCTTCGCGGGCGTGAAGCCGGCGATGAACGCCGGTATCTCGGTCAGCCGGGTCGGCGGCGCCGCCCAGATCAAGGCGATGAAGAAGGTGTCGGGCGGCCTGCGTCTCGACCTCGCGGCGTTCCGCGAGCTGGAAGCGTTTGCCCAGCTCGGCACCGAGCTCGACCCGGACACCCAGGCGAAGCTCGACCGCGGTTACCGCATGGTCGAACTGCTGAAGCAGGGCCAGTACAAGCCGCACGCGACTGAGGACGAGGTCATGCTCATCCTCGCCGGCACGCAGGGTCACCTCGACGACGTCGACGTGACCGACATCGCCGCGTTCGAGGATCAGTTCGTCACGTTCCTTAAGGACCAGAAGCCGGAGATCCGCGACGAGATCCGCAACACCGGTGCGATCGGCGACGAGTTGGCCGAGACCATCAAGGGCGCGATCGGCGAGTTCAAGTCGCAGTTCGTGGCCCCCTCGAAGGAAGCCGCCACCGCTTGA